From one Catellatospora sp. IY07-71 genomic stretch:
- a CDS encoding CHAT domain-containing protein, which translates to MLWGMGVPGWVAALVTAGVFAAFLAAFGTASGDWNGVFWRAAGWTLPITGLLLSAGHAHRGYEHFGLSSGWAWAAVVAHLAVMLLVVLVASHDVHFRELHPPPPFLPEDDIAYLARYVRVRRFWRIALPGSVLAMVLVGMPAADRWSLLATMGWITLAAVATPFLFGLVAGLWVRWRNRRSRPLLSWIDPVGWGMAQLRVAERENWLFVVDDLIGDLGRRSRRPALRRRRRTKMIELIGSAMLLRHRMSGEREDLDRAIEVLRSLLELPAPRVDPHRSARRLQLSTALHAAYLATSDPRFLEESIQLQRRILEQTPQGTPLWTLTASNLAVSLSEQHFRDEDLPTLRESIGLQRQAIAATPTQPYREVLVSALPVIFSPRTGRAQRRAAREAVTHAVTNSHHLAARLTNLGTSLMFLHTADKDAETLAEGVAALRRALELMPADHALRPWALRQLADGLCVTHADDPRTVDLAEVTGLLQTALDILPADHPDQAAVLFLLGDVTARRHADSADAQDREAAVEFWRRAYAVPTAPPDLRVIAARRWGALCAEAGDWPAAADGLAAAVGLLPRLASRSLTRATRERQLSHPAGVIGDAAACALAAGQPQRALELLELGRGVLLSQTLDTRSDLGLLRAAHPGLAERFVRIRDQFDLPQSSAAADGIDTILQRHTLAREWETLLAEIRDHAGFAGFLQPSSATDLVEAAGDDTIVLVNLSEYRCDALVLTGGELRVVSLPQVGDAAVVEQTAAFYTALAAGIDPQRTLRDRLHAEASMREVLGWLWDAIAAPVLDSGPGGGRLWWVPTGLLAMLPLHAAQPVDGSTSVADRVISSYAPTIRALRSARAQAAASRPADPLIVAVASADGVAALPGALDEAAAVAGLFPRARVLTGHEATRDRITAELPGAPLVHFACHAFTDVTAVASGRLLLQDGPLGVVDIDQLRIPDGWLAYLSACATAQGSVELLDETIHLTSAFQLAGYAHVVGTLWPTSDRTAAALATAFYTGLRAGSPVHVALHEAVAAQRAAAPRSPSLWTSYIHVGP; encoded by the coding sequence ATGCTTTGGGGCATGGGGGTGCCGGGCTGGGTCGCCGCACTGGTTACCGCAGGGGTGTTCGCGGCTTTCCTCGCCGCATTCGGCACGGCGTCAGGGGACTGGAACGGCGTCTTCTGGCGAGCCGCCGGCTGGACGCTGCCGATCACGGGACTGCTCCTGTCCGCGGGCCACGCGCACCGCGGGTACGAGCACTTCGGACTGAGCAGCGGCTGGGCCTGGGCCGCGGTGGTCGCACATCTGGCCGTCATGCTGCTCGTCGTGCTGGTGGCCAGCCACGACGTCCACTTCCGCGAGCTGCACCCGCCGCCGCCGTTCCTGCCGGAAGACGACATCGCGTATCTGGCGAGGTACGTGCGCGTACGCCGGTTCTGGCGAATCGCGCTGCCCGGCTCCGTCCTGGCGATGGTCCTGGTGGGCATGCCCGCGGCGGACCGCTGGTCACTGCTCGCCACGATGGGATGGATCACCCTCGCCGCCGTAGCGACGCCGTTCCTGTTCGGCCTCGTAGCCGGGCTGTGGGTCCGGTGGCGCAACCGGCGCTCGCGCCCGCTCCTGTCCTGGATCGATCCCGTCGGCTGGGGCATGGCGCAACTGCGCGTCGCCGAGCGCGAGAACTGGCTGTTCGTCGTCGACGACCTCATCGGAGACCTGGGCCGCCGGTCGCGCCGGCCGGCGCTGCGCCGCCGGCGCCGGACGAAGATGATCGAACTCATCGGCTCGGCGATGCTGCTGCGGCACCGCATGTCGGGTGAACGCGAAGACCTCGACCGGGCCATCGAGGTCCTGCGGTCCCTGCTGGAGCTGCCTGCCCCACGGGTCGATCCGCACCGGTCCGCCCGGCGGCTGCAACTGAGCACCGCCTTGCACGCGGCCTATCTGGCGACGAGCGACCCGCGGTTCCTGGAGGAGAGCATCCAGCTCCAGCGGCGGATCCTGGAGCAGACGCCGCAGGGCACGCCGCTGTGGACGCTGACCGCCTCGAACCTGGCGGTGTCGCTGAGCGAGCAGCACTTCCGCGACGAGGATCTGCCTACGCTGCGGGAGTCGATCGGCCTGCAGCGGCAGGCCATCGCGGCGACACCGACCCAGCCGTATCGCGAGGTGCTGGTCTCGGCGCTGCCGGTCATCTTCTCGCCGCGCACCGGGCGGGCGCAGCGCCGGGCCGCCCGGGAGGCGGTGACCCACGCGGTGACCAACTCCCACCACCTGGCCGCCCGCCTGACCAACCTCGGCACCTCACTGATGTTCCTGCACACCGCTGACAAGGACGCGGAGACGCTGGCCGAGGGCGTCGCCGCCCTGCGCCGGGCGCTGGAGCTCATGCCGGCCGACCACGCACTGCGGCCGTGGGCACTGCGGCAGCTCGCCGACGGGCTCTGCGTCACCCACGCCGACGACCCCCGGACGGTGGATCTGGCCGAGGTCACCGGGCTCCTGCAGACCGCGCTGGACATCCTGCCGGCCGACCACCCCGACCAGGCGGCGGTGCTGTTCCTGCTGGGCGACGTGACGGCGCGCAGGCACGCCGACAGCGCCGACGCGCAGGACCGCGAGGCGGCAGTGGAGTTCTGGCGCCGTGCATACGCGGTGCCGACGGCGCCACCGGACCTGCGCGTCATCGCCGCACGCCGCTGGGGTGCGCTGTGCGCGGAGGCGGGGGACTGGCCCGCGGCCGCCGACGGCCTGGCCGCGGCGGTCGGGTTGCTGCCGCGCCTGGCCAGCCGTTCACTGACCCGCGCCACCCGCGAGCGGCAGCTGAGCCATCCGGCGGGGGTCATCGGCGACGCCGCGGCCTGCGCCCTGGCCGCCGGGCAGCCCCAACGAGCGCTGGAGCTGCTCGAACTCGGCCGCGGCGTGCTGCTGAGCCAGACCCTCGACACCCGCAGCGACCTGGGACTGCTCCGGGCGGCTCATCCCGGCCTGGCCGAGCGGTTCGTGCGGATCCGGGACCAGTTCGACCTACCGCAGAGCAGCGCGGCGGCGGATGGGATCGACACCATCCTGCAGCGTCACACGCTGGCCCGGGAGTGGGAGACGCTGCTCGCCGAGATCCGCGATCACGCCGGGTTCGCCGGCTTCCTCCAGCCGAGCAGCGCCACCGACCTGGTCGAGGCCGCCGGCGACGACACGATCGTGCTCGTCAACCTCAGCGAGTACCGCTGCGACGCCCTCGTGCTCACCGGCGGCGAGCTGCGGGTGGTGTCGTTGCCGCAGGTCGGCGACGCGGCGGTCGTCGAGCAGACGGCGGCGTTCTACACCGCGCTGGCCGCCGGCATCGATCCGCAGCGGACGCTGCGGGATCGGCTGCATGCCGAGGCGTCGATGCGGGAGGTGCTCGGCTGGCTTTGGGACGCGATCGCCGCCCCGGTCCTGGACAGCGGGCCCGGCGGCGGCCGGCTGTGGTGGGTGCCCACCGGGCTGCTGGCGATGCTGCCGCTGCACGCCGCGCAGCCGGTCGACGGCAGTACCTCGGTCGCAGACCGGGTGATCTCCTCCTACGCCCCGACGATCCGGGCGCTGCGCAGCGCCCGGGCGCAGGCCGCCGCGTCACGCCCGGCCGATCCGCTGATCGTGGCGGTCGCCTCGGCCGACGGCGTCGCCGCCCTGCCCGGAGCCCTCGATGAGGCCGCCGCGGTCGCCGGGCTCTTCCCCCGGGCGCGCGTGCTGACAGGACACGAGGCCACCCGCGACCGGATCACGGCGGAGCTGCCCGGCGCCCCGCTGGTGCACTTCGCCTGCCACGCGTTCACCGACGTGACGGCGGTGGCCTCCGGCCGCCTGCTGCTGCAGGACGGACCGCTGGGCGTCGTCGACATCGACCAGCTGCGGATCCCCGACGGCTGGCTGGCCTACCTCTCGGCGTGCGCCACCGCACAGGGCAGCGTCGAACTGCTCGACGAGACCATCCACCTCACGTCGGCGTTCCAGCTCGCCGGATACGCCCACGTGGTCGGCACGCTGTGGCCCACGAGCGACCGCACCGCAGCGGCCCTGGCCACGGCCTTCTACACCGGGCTGCGGGCCGGATCGCCGGTCCACGTGGCGCTGCACGAGGCGGTCGCCGCGCAGCGTGCCGCCGCGCCCAGGTCGCCCTCGCTGTGGACGTCCTATATTCATGTCGGCCCCTGA
- the tnpA gene encoding IS200/IS605 family transposase: MAELEGIRTGRHCVFAMHVHLVFVTKFRHEVFGDRHLSRMEQIMRDVCADFEAELVEFNGENNHVHLLVNHPPKVAVARLVNSLKGVSSRRLRQEFPDLARHYYRANKLWSGSYFAGSVGGAPISVLHQYIEQQNRPV, encoded by the coding sequence ATGGCTGAGCTCGAAGGCATCCGTACCGGCAGACACTGCGTTTTTGCGATGCACGTCCACTTGGTCTTCGTGACGAAGTTCCGGCACGAGGTGTTCGGCGACCGGCACCTGTCCCGGATGGAACAGATCATGCGCGACGTCTGCGCCGACTTCGAGGCCGAGCTGGTCGAGTTCAACGGCGAGAACAACCACGTGCATCTACTGGTGAACCACCCGCCCAAGGTCGCCGTGGCCCGGCTGGTCAACAGCCTCAAGGGAGTCTCCTCGCGCCGCCTGCGCCAGGAGTTCCCCGACCTCGCACGGCACTACTACCGGGCAAACAAGCTGTGGTCTGGCTCATACTTCGCAGGCTCCGTGGGCGGGGCACCGATCAGCGTCCTCCACCAGTACATCGAGCAGCAGAACCGACCGGTCTGA
- the speB gene encoding agmatinase: MTADRDDELARVRAGLSGMRARRRLREVPSRKRRELVERSLDLGLQAAPSIKDRDISLFSRSLDPMFAGVNTFLKSPYVENVRDIGRYDVAFVGSPFDMGTTYRSGARFGPQAVRRISALYDSYSPDLGMDLLEEISIGDAGDVFVIPSNIEKTFDQVEMAVSHILDAGAFPVIVGGDHSLGLPDAKALAKHVDGRLGIVHFDRHIDTAVTTMDERMHTTHWSHATKLPNVPPSNLVQIGIGGWIGNHSGVHVADEIDTTVITMFDVDELGIDRAMDIALEIAWKDADAVYLSFDIDVIDPGYAPGTGTPEPGGMTPREALRAVRAVAREGLIGMDVVEIAPPYDVADNTSLLGARVIMDTLATLVHHGHLGDRLTRAEREQAEHDTGRPGE; the protein is encoded by the coding sequence ATGACCGCTGACCGCGATGACGAGCTGGCCCGGGTCCGTGCCGGGCTTTCGGGGATGCGAGCGCGGCGCCGCCTGCGCGAGGTGCCCTCGAGAAAGCGCCGCGAACTGGTCGAACGCAGCCTCGATCTGGGACTGCAGGCCGCGCCGTCGATCAAAGATCGGGACATCTCGCTGTTCTCCCGGTCGCTGGACCCGATGTTCGCCGGTGTCAACACGTTTCTGAAGTCGCCGTACGTCGAGAACGTGCGCGACATCGGCCGCTACGACGTGGCGTTCGTCGGGTCGCCCTTCGACATGGGCACGACCTATCGAAGCGGGGCACGGTTCGGGCCGCAGGCGGTGCGGCGCATCTCGGCGTTGTACGACTCCTACAGCCCCGACCTCGGCATGGACCTGCTCGAGGAGATCAGCATCGGGGACGCGGGCGACGTCTTCGTGATCCCGTCCAACATCGAGAAGACGTTCGACCAGGTCGAAATGGCCGTGTCGCACATCCTCGACGCGGGCGCGTTCCCGGTGATCGTCGGCGGCGACCACAGCCTGGGCCTGCCCGATGCCAAGGCCCTGGCCAAGCACGTCGACGGCAGGCTCGGGATCGTCCACTTCGACCGGCACATCGACACCGCGGTCACGACCATGGACGAGCGCATGCATACGACCCACTGGTCGCACGCCACCAAGCTGCCCAACGTGCCACCCTCGAACCTGGTCCAGATCGGCATCGGCGGCTGGATCGGCAACCATTCGGGCGTCCACGTCGCCGACGAGATCGACACCACCGTGATCACCATGTTCGACGTCGACGAACTCGGCATCGACCGCGCCATGGACATCGCGCTGGAGATCGCCTGGAAGGACGCCGACGCGGTGTACCTCTCCTTCGACATCGACGTCATCGACCCCGGGTACGCCCCCGGCACCGGCACGCCGGAGCCCGGCGGCATGACCCCGCGCGAGGCGCTGCGGGCGGTGCGCGCCGTGGCCAGGGAGGGCCTCATCGGCATGGACGTCGTCGAGATCGCACCACCGTACGACGTCGCCGACAACACCTCGCTGCTCGGCGCCCGGGTCATCATGGACACCCTGGCGACTCTCGTGCACCACGGCCACCTCGGCGACCGCCTCACCCGCGCCGAACGCGAACAGGCCGAGCACGACACCGGCCGCCCCGGCGAGTGA
- a CDS encoding multicopper oxidase family protein gives MPLPRPPLARPAADGVYELVQRPAEMEIIPGFRTGIWGYGGMFPGPLFDVRSGSPVRVRIVNRLPVPTSTHLHGGATPADSDGYPTHLVVPAPLTGTFHAAHGMHAAHTSSVWRLTPERFVHEYPLDQPAATLWYHDHRMDFTAPQVYRGLAGMFLVRDGVEDALPLPRGERELPLLICDRAFEEDGSFHYPSRDPSLLGEPGVTGAHHQGVEGDVILVNGAPWPEAEVDAARYRLRILNAANARRLDLRLDPPPPSGAAFTQIGSDLGLLARSQPLDRVELASAERADVIVDFGAYPIGSEVVLRNALGTGAAGDVMRFRVARRAADDSAVPATLADVPPLTATQAVTSRRFDFRRSGPGPHGKQWMINGQPFTPGTPLASPRLGTTELWTLTSDFHHPVHVHLGRFQVLGRNGRAPRAIDAGWKDTVDVRPYEVVQVLVRFEGYRGRYLLHCHNLEHEDMAMMADLDVG, from the coding sequence GTGCCGCTGCCCCGGCCACCGCTGGCCCGGCCCGCAGCCGACGGTGTTTACGAGCTGGTCCAGCGCCCGGCCGAGATGGAGATCATCCCCGGGTTCCGGACCGGGATCTGGGGGTATGGCGGGATGTTCCCCGGCCCGCTGTTCGACGTGCGCAGCGGCAGCCCGGTGCGAGTGCGGATCGTCAACCGGCTGCCCGTGCCCACCTCGACGCACCTGCACGGCGGGGCGACCCCGGCCGACTCCGACGGCTACCCCACCCACCTGGTGGTGCCCGCCCCGCTAACCGGCACGTTCCACGCCGCGCACGGCATGCACGCGGCCCATACCTCGTCGGTGTGGCGGCTGACGCCGGAGCGGTTCGTGCACGAGTACCCGCTGGACCAGCCCGCGGCCACGCTCTGGTATCACGACCACCGCATGGACTTCACCGCGCCGCAGGTGTACCGGGGCCTGGCCGGGATGTTCCTGGTCCGCGACGGGGTGGAGGACGCGCTGCCCTTGCCGCGCGGCGAGCGCGAGCTGCCGCTGCTGATCTGCGACCGGGCGTTCGAGGAGGACGGCTCCTTCCACTACCCCTCACGCGACCCGAGCCTGCTCGGCGAGCCGGGCGTGACCGGCGCGCACCACCAGGGCGTCGAGGGCGACGTGATCCTGGTCAACGGGGCGCCGTGGCCCGAGGCGGAGGTGGATGCGGCCCGCTACCGGCTGCGGATCCTGAACGCCGCCAACGCCCGGCGGCTGGACCTGCGGCTCGATCCCCCACCGCCGTCGGGCGCGGCGTTCACGCAGATCGGCAGCGATCTGGGCCTGCTGGCCAGGTCGCAGCCGCTGGACCGGGTGGAGCTGGCGAGCGCCGAGCGCGCCGACGTGATCGTCGACTTCGGGGCGTACCCGATCGGCTCCGAGGTGGTGCTGCGCAACGCGCTCGGCACCGGCGCGGCCGGGGACGTCATGCGGTTTCGGGTGGCGCGCCGGGCGGCCGACGACAGCGCGGTCCCGGCGACCCTGGCGGACGTGCCGCCGCTGACCGCGACCCAGGCGGTGACGAGCCGGCGGTTCGACTTCCGGCGCAGCGGGCCGGGGCCGCACGGCAAGCAGTGGATGATCAACGGCCAGCCGTTCACGCCCGGCACGCCGCTGGCCTCGCCCCGGCTCGGCACCACCGAGCTGTGGACGCTGACCTCCGACTTCCACCATCCGGTGCACGTGCACCTGGGCCGCTTCCAGGTGCTCGGCCGCAACGGCCGGGCGCCCCGCGCCATCGACGCGGGCTGGAAGGACACCGTGGACGTGCGGCCCTACGAGGTGGTGCAGGTGCTGGTGCGGTTCGAGGGGTATCGGGGGCGGTACCTGCTGCACTGCCACAACCTGGAGCACGAGGACATGGCCATGATGGCCGACCTCGACGTGGGGTGA
- a CDS encoding GNAT family N-acetyltransferase, which translates to MYENSSSLSWRPLAVEDAKAAADLLNAMETVDGIGDYYTEEDTLQELVDPYAELERASLAAFDGDVMVGYMKANYQPGAEEVHQVYLDGGVHPAYRRRGIGTALLTAGVAAAKELHERYHPALKLVVDAKRGEHIPGVAELFRAHGFTPARYFQHLEHPLGDAVPGAAIPGGLRVEPWSEQNDDDFRTVRNESFQDHWGTAPMPVDSWRSNVTNHTFQPAVSFLLREVATGVPVGMLVTKSWEADTAATGIRDANFFIMRTLREHRSRGEARALVGHALRAAAAQGYSRASVRVDSASAAGAVGVYEEAGFTLKMRLVRWALEV; encoded by the coding sequence ATGTATGAGAACTCCAGCTCACTCAGCTGGCGGCCGCTCGCCGTCGAGGACGCGAAAGCGGCGGCGGACCTGCTCAACGCCATGGAGACCGTCGACGGGATCGGCGACTACTACACCGAGGAGGACACCCTCCAGGAGCTGGTCGATCCGTACGCGGAGCTGGAGCGCGCCAGCCTCGCCGCCTTCGACGGAGACGTCATGGTCGGCTACATGAAGGCCAACTACCAGCCGGGCGCGGAAGAGGTCCATCAGGTCTACCTGGACGGCGGGGTCCACCCGGCCTACCGGCGCCGGGGCATCGGCACCGCGCTGCTGACGGCAGGCGTGGCGGCGGCCAAAGAGCTGCACGAGCGGTATCACCCGGCGCTGAAGCTCGTGGTCGACGCCAAGCGAGGAGAGCACATCCCCGGTGTGGCGGAGCTTTTCCGCGCCCACGGCTTCACTCCGGCCCGCTACTTCCAGCACCTGGAGCACCCGCTCGGCGACGCGGTCCCCGGCGCGGCGATCCCCGGGGGACTGCGGGTCGAGCCGTGGTCGGAGCAGAACGACGACGACTTCCGGACGGTGCGCAACGAGTCGTTCCAGGACCACTGGGGCACCGCCCCGATGCCGGTGGACTCCTGGAGGAGCAACGTCACCAACCACACGTTCCAGCCGGCGGTCAGCTTCCTGCTGCGCGAGGTCGCGACCGGAGTTCCGGTGGGCATGCTGGTGACCAAGTCGTGGGAGGCCGACACGGCGGCCACGGGCATCCGCGACGCGAACTTCTTCATCATGCGGACCCTCCGGGAGCACCGTAGCCGGGGTGAAGCCCGCGCGCTGGTCGGGCACGCGCTGCGGGCCGCCGCCGCACAGGGCTACAGCCGGGCCAGCGTACGAGTGGACTCGGCCAGTGCCGCCGGGGCGGTGGGCGTCTACGAGGAGGCCGGGTTCACATTGAAGATGCGGTTGGTGCGCTGGGCTCTCGAGGTCTAG
- a CDS encoding YafY family protein produces MRADRLLSLVLLLQSRGRQTAAQLAAEAGVSVRTIYRDVQALSAAGIPVYADPTGYALVDGYRTQLTGLTAAEARGLVLAGLPGVAADLGLAEAVAAAQLKLSAALPDALRERADRMRQRFHLDAPGWYEDGDSSDQLAAVADAVWHQRVLTVRYDGWTALAEHRLEPYGLVLKAGKWYLVANGERGIRTFRVSQIRELTVRPDTFTWPDGFDLAAHWQAHIEDFRSRLHRGEAVIRLAPQALDRLPHLLGRAVAEAAAAGEPQPDGWLLARVPIESDSHAEMQFLRLGSQVEILAPASLRARITATVGALSTMYAVD; encoded by the coding sequence ATGCGTGCCGACCGCCTGCTCAGCCTGGTGCTGCTGTTACAGAGCCGGGGCCGCCAGACCGCCGCCCAGCTCGCCGCCGAGGCGGGCGTGTCCGTGCGCACGATCTACCGCGACGTGCAGGCGCTGAGCGCCGCCGGGATCCCGGTCTACGCCGACCCCACCGGGTACGCCCTGGTCGACGGCTACCGCACGCAGCTCACCGGGCTCACCGCCGCCGAGGCCCGCGGCCTGGTCCTGGCCGGGCTGCCCGGCGTCGCCGCCGACCTGGGCCTGGCCGAGGCGGTCGCCGCCGCGCAGCTGAAACTGTCCGCCGCGCTGCCCGACGCGCTGCGCGAGCGTGCGGACCGGATGCGGCAGCGCTTCCACCTCGACGCTCCGGGCTGGTACGAGGACGGCGACAGCTCCGACCAGCTCGCCGCCGTCGCCGACGCGGTATGGCACCAGCGGGTGCTGACCGTCCGCTACGACGGCTGGACCGCCCTGGCCGAGCACCGGCTGGAGCCGTACGGGCTGGTCCTCAAGGCGGGCAAGTGGTACCTGGTCGCGAACGGCGAGCGGGGCATACGCACGTTCCGGGTCAGCCAGATCCGCGAGCTGACGGTGCGGCCCGACACGTTCACCTGGCCGGACGGGTTCGACCTGGCTGCGCACTGGCAGGCACACATCGAGGACTTCCGGTCGCGGCTGCACCGGGGCGAGGCGGTGATCCGCCTCGCCCCGCAGGCCCTGGACCGCCTGCCGCACCTGCTGGGGCGAGCCGTCGCCGAGGCCGCCGCCGCGGGCGAGCCGCAGCCCGACGGCTGGCTGCTGGCCCGGGTGCCGATCGAGTCCGACAGCCACGCCGAGATGCAGTTCCTGCGCCTGGGCAGTCAGGTCGAGATCCTGGCGCCGGCCTCGCTGCGCGCCCGGATCACCGCGACGGTCGGCGCCCTGTCCACGATGTACGCAGTAGATTGA
- a CDS encoding class I SAM-dependent methyltransferase, with amino-acid sequence MNRDIRDVEDVLKLLDELLAGADRWTPGGGADWWDGFYADRDRPVPFFADKPDENLVSYLDRGLVNPGRALDLGCGPGRNALYLAAAGFQVDAVDLSPAAISWARDRATAAGLDIAFHCGDAFAETAPSGPYDLVYDSGCFHHLPPHRRVSYRALLARILAPGGHFGLSCFAAGAMGSELPDAEFYRHGGLQGGVAYTPEALRWIFADLTEVELRRMRDEPADSPRFGEQFLWTALFRHDG; translated from the coding sequence ATGAACCGCGACATCCGTGACGTCGAGGACGTGCTGAAACTGCTGGACGAGCTGCTCGCGGGTGCCGACCGGTGGACGCCGGGAGGCGGCGCCGACTGGTGGGACGGCTTCTACGCAGACCGGGACCGGCCCGTGCCGTTCTTCGCGGACAAGCCCGATGAGAACCTGGTGTCGTACCTCGACCGAGGTCTGGTCAATCCCGGCCGCGCTCTGGACCTCGGTTGCGGCCCCGGCCGCAACGCGCTGTACCTGGCCGCCGCGGGCTTTCAAGTCGATGCCGTCGACCTGTCCCCGGCCGCGATCTCCTGGGCCCGCGACCGGGCCACCGCGGCCGGACTCGACATCGCGTTCCACTGCGGCGACGCGTTCGCCGAGACGGCCCCGTCCGGGCCGTACGACCTGGTCTACGACTCGGGCTGCTTCCACCACCTGCCACCGCACCGTCGCGTCAGCTATCGCGCACTGCTTGCCCGGATACTGGCCCCCGGCGGCCATTTCGGGCTCAGCTGCTTCGCCGCCGGGGCGATGGGCTCCGAACTGCCCGACGCCGAGTTCTACCGGCACGGCGGGCTGCAGGGCGGCGTCGCATACACCCCGGAGGCACTACGCTGGATCTTCGCCGACCTGACCGAGGTCGAGCTGCGCCGCATGCGCGACGAGCCCGCCGACTCGCCCCGGTTCGGCGAGCAGTTCCTGTGGACCGCCCTGTTCCGCCACGACGGCTGA
- a CDS encoding tetratricopeptide repeat protein, with translation MTPASTPVEAAFALLQQGRPGDAEDLMTRELDAAAAAHGHGSAAWASAQCDLGNVLLNADQTARAIECYRSATEATKADPQHRRNHLTYRMNLGMALRMAGRLDEAEAELRQCAQDRGVFYGRGHAGYAFGLEPLAEVLLRRGDLRQAQQVAEQAMDNFWRNGHERLATTLALRAEIVGAGGTGPLFPDLRQLPDGIVELLARSAVDRTDEGDPAVHQTVLTGLSAALEKRLGPDHQATLDTLSRLANLGRHSGEQAGRVEAIQRVLASHDRQGNAEQAVIAMLGLAVAQAETGDEAAVLDTYASAYARAERIGNPELLSQVLRNWGVALRAAGRADQAEQRLAEAVAQAGQGADRELLGVAGVALGCFLQHAGRLAEARTVLEQGLSELDGVHPDAIMGRSHLTALTDGRTCGCDDLESTVTEAFREFVLGRLPAGLLAELDVAIEDGDFQIKIGLQREPTEDELQRLNGVVQSALAEFRRRIKSPR, from the coding sequence GTGACACCAGCCTCCACCCCGGTCGAAGCGGCCTTCGCCCTCCTGCAGCAGGGCCGCCCGGGCGACGCCGAAGACCTCATGACGCGGGAGCTGGACGCTGCCGCCGCCGCGCACGGCCACGGCAGCGCGGCCTGGGCCTCGGCCCAGTGCGACCTGGGCAACGTGCTGCTCAACGCCGACCAGACGGCTCGCGCGATCGAGTGCTACCGCAGCGCCACCGAAGCCACCAAGGCTGATCCGCAGCACCGGCGCAACCACCTGACCTACCGGATGAACCTGGGCATGGCGCTGCGGATGGCCGGACGGCTCGACGAAGCGGAGGCCGAGCTGCGCCAGTGCGCCCAGGACCGCGGGGTCTTCTACGGCCGCGGGCATGCGGGCTACGCCTTCGGTCTCGAACCGCTGGCCGAGGTGCTGCTGCGGCGCGGCGACCTGCGCCAGGCGCAGCAGGTCGCCGAGCAGGCGATGGACAATTTCTGGCGCAACGGCCACGAGCGGCTCGCCACCACGCTGGCGCTGCGGGCCGAGATCGTGGGGGCGGGCGGCACCGGGCCGCTGTTCCCCGACCTGCGGCAGCTGCCGGACGGCATCGTCGAACTGCTGGCACGGTCAGCCGTCGACCGCACCGACGAGGGCGACCCGGCCGTGCACCAGACCGTCCTCACCGGCCTGTCCGCCGCCCTGGAGAAGCGGCTCGGCCCGGACCACCAGGCGACCCTCGACACGCTGTCCAGGCTTGCCAACCTCGGCCGCCACAGCGGTGAGCAGGCCGGACGGGTGGAGGCGATCCAGCGGGTGCTGGCCTCCCACGACCGGCAGGGCAACGCCGAGCAGGCCGTCATCGCGATGCTGGGTCTCGCGGTGGCGCAGGCCGAGACGGGCGACGAGGCTGCCGTGCTGGACACGTACGCGTCGGCGTACGCGAGAGCGGAGCGGATCGGCAACCCCGAGCTGCTGAGCCAGGTGCTGCGCAACTGGGGCGTCGCCCTGCGAGCGGCCGGCCGGGCCGACCAGGCGGAGCAGCGCCTGGCCGAGGCGGTGGCGCAGGCAGGCCAGGGCGCTGACCGGGAGCTGCTCGGAGTGGCGGGAGTCGCCCTGGGCTGCTTCCTGCAGCACGCGGGACGACTCGCCGAGGCCCGTACGGTGCTGGAGCAGGGCCTGTCTGAGCTGGACGGCGTACACCCGGACGCGATCATGGGGCGCAGCCACCTCACCGCGCTGACGGATGGGCGGACCTGCGGCTGCGACGACCTGGAGTCGACGGTCACCGAGGCGTTCCGCGAGTTCGTCCTCGGCCGGCTGCCCGCCGGCCTGCTCGCCGAACTCGACGTGGCGATCGAGGACGGCGACTTCCAGATCAAGATCGGGCTGCAGCGCGAGCCGACCGAGGACGAACTGCAGCGGCTCAACGGTGTCGTCCAATCCGCGCTCGCCGAGTTCCGCCGCCGGATCAAGAGTCCGCGTTGA